The Polypterus senegalus isolate Bchr_013 chromosome 10, ASM1683550v1, whole genome shotgun sequence genomic interval gtgaatagttattatgaagaattgaacatacagagtatcaggattaagttaaagtgaagttataaaaaggccatgttaaagtaaaaacaTGAGCTGATATGTTTGGTCTTTACTAGTGTCTCTGTTTGTGAATCTGGACAAGTTACCTAAATTGCATCTACTCATTTTACCAAACATGTAAACAAGGGGTCCTCAGACTGTATAACTGATAACCGCATAATCTCTGATTCTGTTTTTTGTGGTCTAGATGATTTCTAGGTTATAAGACAGTTAGCTGTTAAAACATCTTATTTAATAATgcaacttttgtgtttttttttttttttttaacttatcaaGCATTTTTGATATTGTAGACTTCTAatgttgttcagttttttttttctggaccaAAGCAAATTGGTGTGTCTTggtctttcatttttctcttacTTCTTTCTGGATGTTTTAACAAATTGGTTACCATATGAGGAAAGCATTTATGCttttttacatatctgtttttctttttaatgtagcTGTTTATGAGCTAAAAAAACAGTTGATGGTTGTATATCTTACCAATCAAGTGACCTAAAAACTCAAATTAAGCCCATAAGTATGTAACAGAAGTAAGTTCCTTCCAGTTAAGAAATTGactagaatgaaaatctgcagccactgtggctcttcaAGACTGAAGTTAAAAACCATTTATGTAAACAATTGTCTGAGGTAGACTTGTTCTGCTTCAGGAGTTCACACTGACATTTGTCTAGTGCTGCTGCTTTCATCTCTCTGTTAGGAGAAGTAGATTtgaaaaatatgtacatttaaaaatgattgtgtCTTGATTTCTTAGCCACCTTCAAGagcaaatgtaatgatttttccCCCCTTGTAGTGCTGTTGACTCTTACAAATTGTACAGCAAAGTTAATAACAAGCATAAACAGATTCAAATAAGAAGttcacataaataaacaaaacttgaAAAATGCATCTTGCTTCTataattcaaacaaaacaagGTGGTCTTTGTTTTCCGCTGTgccccaaatatttttttttctccatttagaaAAACTGTTCTAATTTATCAAGCAGTAAGGAGCACTCAGACCACACCATTAATTGTGAAAAAATTCTCATTCCAATGTATTACCTTataatgtgtgtatttttaagcatttatttGAAGCGTGCTGTATGCATATTTAATTTGTTACATATACCTACTTTTCAATTTTTGTACAGATTCTTCTCCAAGTGAAGATTTAGAAGTTGATTACGGAAGAGAGGAATGTCAAAATGGAAAACCAAGATAGTGTTTTCTGTGAAGGCGGGGGAAACATTGCTAAAGAGAAACACTTTCTAGGTAAAGTTAAACATAGCCAGGCTTACATGGACAGCTGCATACAAGATGACTTGAAGCAAGAATTTGGCCTAACAAAAATGGAGAACAAGGATGAGAGCAATGTACATGCTAAACAAGAGCATAATAATTCAAATTATGCTCTGACAAGAGAAGAGCTTTGTAGGGTTGAAATTTCTGCAGGTGATAAATTCAGACAAGAAGAGTGCCATCCTCATAATCAATGTGGTAAGAAAGAGCAGCTGGAAGAAAAAGTCAGTACCTCTCAAGCACTTTGCTCACAGATGGATCCAGTTTTCCCTACTGTGATAAAGAATGCTGGTTCCCAAGGCAAAATTACTGACTGTGAAGAGgctttaataaacacaaaaaacagcCCATGCCCTAGTTTAGAGTCTAGAAAGAGTTTGAATCGGTCAAGTAATTTAACACTGCACCAAAAGATTCGTACTGGAGAGAAACCGGCATGTGGGAAGACCTTGAAATACTCAGGAACTCTTAAAACGCACCACCTTGCTCATGCTGAAGATAAGGTTTTCAGTTGTAAAGAATGTGGAGAGACATTTATATTTGTAAGCAGTTTACTAAACCACCAGAAACTTCACGCTGGAGAGAAACCATCCATATGCAATGAATATGGGGCAAGTTCTAGTGAAGCTGGAAAGTTAAATCAAAACCGAATTCACACACAAGCGAAACCTTTCTGTTGCAATGACTGTGGGATGACATTCCGTGAGTCTGGAGCATTAAGAAAACACCAGAGGATCCATGTGGGAGGGAAGCCATACAGTTGTACTCTTTGTGGAAAGACCTTCAGTCAGTTAAGTAATTTGAAAACCCACAGGAAGTTACATTAAGGGAAAAAATGTCAGACTGTTGAAGTGAAGTAATAACTTGGTATGAATATTGTAGAGCATAAGAGAATATACTGAATATGTAAATATTCTTTGCCAAAGCACAATGTTAATAAATTGAGTCTTTGAACACAGTGAGGTTTTAGATTGATCCTTGAAAGACCTATGACTCCCAGTCCTCATTAAAACACTTGTTCTGGTACAGGATTGCTGGGAACCAGAGCCTTTCTTAGCAATACAAAAGGGGACGAGGCAGAAACCAGTCCTAAATGTGCTCATTCACATAACCATGGGTGCTTCTATAATCTCAGTTTAGAAGCACTGATCAGCTGATCCGCAATGTGTTTGTATCATGAAAGGAAACTCATTCGGACACAAGGGAACATGGTGTGGGTACTATCCATGTGAAGTGCATATAgtaagatttgaacccagggctcTGGAACTGTAGGACAGCAGCActaaagcactgtgatgtccttaaTTGTATTGATTAGTATTCCACGTTGATATCCGCTCTTTAACAAGATACTTTATAGAGCAGCTTTAATTGATCGAACAGaatgcataaaattaaatgttcatAATTCGCTTTGCTTTGTCTGTATGGTCATGTAACTGTGTTTACACACATTTCTTATTTTGAACAGAAGGTGTCACTAAAGGATGAAACTGTAAGAAACTCATAAAGACAGCTAAgaagaacaaatgaaacaaagcaatgtacagtaatgtatttatttttgctgttaacCTTATCATACATACAGGTCTGTGAAGCATAAAATACACAATGTTGCTCCTCATCTTCTTTACCAAGAATCTGTTACAATTCAATCAGTTTATAAAACTAAGAGTTATATGTCACTTGGAAAGGTCTGAAGGGCAACCTCTTAACGAGATTACCAAAGTCAGATACATAGTAGTTGCTAGTCAAACACCCAAAGATGCTGCTGAAGCACAGGCATGATTAACTTTGCCAAACTTAAgaagttttgtgttttgtttatttctttcagtcatttTTGGTGAATATCGCCTTCAGTTgtagaagtgtttaaaaaaaaaaatcttttctggTTTGTTGTTTAATGGACATAATAAACAGCACTTTTGAATATCTTCACTATTGAATTATGTAATCTAAACTCAGATAAACAGAAATGAAGTTCTTTATTGGGCCAGGGTACTCTGCTTTGGACCTGGCGGTCTGCTGTTTTTGATTTAACAGAATCTATAAtgagaacccatttatttactactaaaacattGGGGTGGGGGGCTAGCTCCAGTTAACTTTTTTTGTTActattcagaacccttaattgtctTATTTTAGTTTCAAACAACTGCATTAAGATtttaattattgtctgttttctcAAGCAAACATCAGTTAATGGGGTGAAATTAAAAGGGTAAACCCTGTGgctccatttaaacctgtgtttATGCATCATAAAACATCTGTGTTATACAGTGTTTTGAAAcaaatgagagagaagagaaagactAATATGTATATCCCACACCACAAAACATACTGATAAAATGTGATGAAGAataaaagcactaacaagccatataagTAAATTCTCTCATTATCTGCTATGTTTGGCTTCTAACTacaaaactggttggaatgaaaaaacCTGCACCCAGCACAGACCTCCACAACTGGAATTGAGTACCCTGTTTAGTTGTTTTTGTGTaggtttattgttgttttttttttcctctggcaGGCAgagcac includes:
- the LOC120536902 gene encoding zinc finger protein 493-like, coding for MENQDSVFCEGGGNIAKEKHFLGKVKHSQAYMDSCIQDDLKQEFGLTKMENKDESNVHAKQEHNNSNYALTREELCRVEISAGDKFRQEECHPHNQCGKKEQLEEKVSTSQALCSQMDPVFPTVIKNAGSQGKITDCEEALINTKNSPCPSLESRKSLNRSSNLTLHQKIRTGEKPACGKTLKYSGTLKTHHLAHAEDKVFSCKECGETFIFVSSLLNHQKLHAGEKPSICNEYGASSSEAGKLNQNRIHTQAKPFCCNDCGMTFRESGALRKHQRIHVGGKPYSCTLCGKTFSQLSNLKTHRKLH